From one Anopheles bellator chromosome 1, idAnoBellAS_SP24_06.2, whole genome shotgun sequence genomic stretch:
- the LOC131214463 gene encoding uncharacterized protein LOC131214463, protein MERAGQYGRVSYCPYSDSSSSLQSYVRPFDTVRALHETVVSLRTALEESRREVDQLRQQINVRDTVEQGLRQAKPPESSDPTKRGWHREAPSTSIAPQQSTLDTNPDAATELGADIKFKRLKKRKTKPQPPPEESSSPTPTNEEDNGKDKAPPPDTGRSKQSSTKDANTTHQQKVSVVPDIHIVSLPGTGTHSAMASRIDVKIKVSSNINIDGSSSEGESSEAKDTREPETVESKEGEDSVDRTPDEDDEKTLAERADLGEDDVTVREEVVGKGEDNLHVSVTTEDQLSVRKSSEAMGVTQVSSENLHIDIDRQSNASISEGDNSVFAEDLPPAVQQDTDGEEGEGGHGRPVTGSYTVTDLSDQRRKVKKSDSENQEEVDDIELIFSSDDNAKDITQEDLVSISDYEPWHEAGQSGTPVLVSFAEMGSDHDRTGRSLERSDSEPPDGGYEGLEKGKSLESQDSLSLENMKKSLDFSTKSSSLEREGADGGSTPLRQDSGRQDDSFDIGGPSSLMAAGALGRRWTNYNVLIETDISKCGITEENILEMGRRNTCPNPPAYRPIIHPTSRGQPSGATNRSPLAVKFSRSPRTYSPHQYLPPGKTLRTVIAADSGVKGASGDEVKRSRAAQTDISAVAAQQWRSETHLAGSEFVPGLYTLPSKFVPPPPGGKGKFPLRPSDKTQEARRVLLSDINFTSMVPELSRSADHLCQHQQDENGDPNRSPNYCKGNLLRTPEATKGIPPSFSMTSPGVSQWTVNESSIATQTTQTDAFWTNRGDSFDSCKSYSASSRYSTLSKHHRSRSVPSMRCAICRQNHQNTALRPSESMHYTPRVTFQDQPLIHKIRGSLPDLRHDCNCPRRYGGPSLYRIHGDSGGSTDSLLEEAEEFLRRSLEGGNMLLMEDSLDGGAQPPTPVPTTPAGLSHSVMHGHAGHPHHPTAKHRRCSENDIQRDFIPSKHALPFLPKTAKCLKPGHLAKVISRSGRIVVGRVRYIGPLAGADSEDSFIGLQLPNSMGECDGTIDGKRFFECEALHGIFVPFKKVVMAWNS, encoded by the exons ATGGAACGAGCCGGACAGTATGGCCGGGTCTCGTACTGCCCGTACAGTGACTCCAGCTCGTCACTCCAGTCCTATGTGCGGCCGTTCGACACAGTGAGGGCGCTCCACGAGACGGTCGTCTCGCTGCGGACAGCTCTAGAGGAATCGCGCCGGGAAGTCGACCAGCTGCGCCAGCAGATCAACGTTCGGGACACGGTGGAACAGGGGCTGCGACAGGCTAAGCCTCCCGAGAGCAGCGACCCGACAAAGCGTGGTTGGCATCGCGAAGCTCCTTCGACATCGATTGCCCCGCAGCAGTCCACTTTGGATACGAATCCGGACGCAGCTACCGAACTCGGGGCCGACATAAAATTCAAAAGATTAAAGAAACGTAAAACGAAACCGCAACCCCCGCCCGAAGAGAGTTCATCTCCAACGCCAACCAACGAGGAGGACAACGGGAAGGATAAGGCACCACCGCCCGACACGGGTCGCTCGAAACAGTCGTCCACGAAGGATGCCAACACGACCCACCAGCAGAAGGTATCTGTAGTTCCCGACATACACATCGTATCGCTCCCCGGCACGGGCACGCACTCGGCAATGGCATCGCGAATCGACGTCAAGATTAAGGTGTCGTCCAACATCAACATTGACGGGAGTAGCTCCGAGGGCGAATCTTCCGAAGCGAAGGACACCAGAGAACCAGAAACAGTGGAGTCCAAGGAAGGTGAAGACTCGGTCGATCGTACgcccgacgaggacgatgagaAAACGCTGGCCGAGCGGGCAGATCTCGGCGAGGATGACGTCACCGTGCGCGAGGAAGTCGTCGGGAAGGGCGAGGACAACCTGCACGTTAGCGTGACCACCGAGGATCAGCTTTCCGTGCGGAAAAGCTCGGAAGCAATGGGCGTGACACAGGTTTCGTCGGAGAACCTGCACATTGACATCGACCGGCAGTCGAATGCTTCCATTTCCGAGGGCGACAACTCCGTGTTTGCCGAGGACCTGCCGCCAGCCGTTCAGCAGGACACCGATGGGGAGGAAGGAGAAGGGGGTCACGGTCGACCCGTCACCGGCAGCTACACCGTGACGGATCTGTCGGACCAGCGGCGGAAGGTGAAGAAGAGCGACTCCGAGAACCAGGAAGAGGTGGACGATATCGAGCTGATCTTTTCGTCGGACGACAACGCCAAAGACATCACGCAGGAGGACCTGGTGTCGATATCGGACTACGAGCCGTGGCACGAAGCGGGCCAATCGGGCACACCGGTCCTGGTGAGCTTCGCCGAGATGGGCTCGGACCACGATCGGACCGGGCGTTCCCTCGAGCGGAGCGACAGTGAGCCGCCGGACGGTGGCTACGAAGGGCTGGAGAAGGGAAAAAGTCTGGAGAGCCAGGACTCGCTGAGTCTGGAGAATATGAAGAAAAGCTTGGACTTTAGCACAAAGTCGTCGAGCCTGGAGAGGGAAGGAGCGGACGGTGGATCCACGCCACTGCGCCAAGACAGTGGGCGGCAGGACGACAGCTTCGACATCGGCGGACCGAGCTCGCTGATGGCCGCCGGGGCCCTGGGTCGTCGCTGGACCAACTACAACGTGCTGATCGAGACGGACATCTCGAAGTGTGGCATCACCGAGGAAAACATTCTGGAGATGGGCCGCCGGAACACGTGCCCCAATCCGCCGGCCTACCG ACCGATCATTCATCCGACTAGCCGCGGGCAACCTTCGGGAGCGACCAACCGGAGCCCGCTGGCGGTAAAGTTTTCGCGCTCTCCGAGGACCTACTCGCCGCACCAGTATCTGCCGCCGGGCAAAACGCTCCGCACCGTCATCGCGGCGGACAGTGGCGTGAAGGGTGCGTCCGGGGACGAGGTGAAACGGTCTCGGGCCGCCCAGACCGACATCTCGGCCGTGGCGGCCCAGCAGTGGCGCTCCGAGACGCACCTGGCCGGCTCGGAGTTCGTCCCGGGGCTGTATACGCTGCCGTCGAAGTTCgtcccaccgccgcccggcGGGAAAGGTAAATTCCCGCTCAG ACCGTCGGACAAAACGCAGGAGGCACGCCGCGTGCTGCTGAGTGATATTAACTTCACCAGCATGGTCCCGGAGCTGTCTCGATCGGCCGATCATCTGTGCCAGCATCAGCAGGACGAGAACGGGGACCCGAACCGGTCGCCCAACTACTGCAAAGGAAACCTTCTAAGAACACCGGAAGCCACCAAAGG GATTCCGCCCAGCTTCAGCATGACCTCACCGGGTGTCTCGCAGTGGACGGTCAACGAGAGCAGCATCGCCACGCAAACGACCCAGACCGACGCCTTCTGGACCAACCGGGgcgattcgttcgattcgtGCAAAAGCTACTCGGCCAGTTCGCGGTACTCGACGCTCAGCAAGCACCACCGTTCCCGGAGTGTCCCGTCGATGCGGTGCGCAATATGTCGCCAGAACCACCAGAACACGGCCCTGCGCCCGTCGGAGAGCATGCACTACACGCCGCGGGTCACGTTTCAGGACCAGCCGCTGATACACAAGATCCGCGGTTCGCTGCCCGATCTACGGCATGACTGCAACTGTCCGCGGCGGTACGGTGGTCCATCGCTGTACCGCATTCACGGCGATTCCGGTGGCTCGACGGACAGTTTGCTGGAGGAGGCCGAAGAGTTTCTGCGTCGCTCGCTGGAAGGTGGCAAcatgctgctgatggaggaTTCCCTCGATGGCGGGGCTCAACCACCGACCCCGGTTCCTACGACTCCGGCGGGTTTATCGCACAGCGTGATGCACGGCCACGCGGGACATCCGCATCATCCGACGGCCAAACATCGTCGCTGTTCCGAGAATGACATACAAAGAG ATTTCATCCCTTCAAAGCACGCGCTGCCATTTTTGCCCAAAACGGCCAAATGTCTCAAGCCGGGCCACCTGGCCAAGGTTATTTCACGATCGGGGCGCATCGTGGTGGGTCGCGTCCGGTATATCGGACCGCTGGCCGGTGCCGATTCCGAGGACAGTTTCATCGGGCTTCAGCTTCCCAACAGTATGGGCGAATGTGATGGTACGATCGATGGGAAACGCTTCTTCGAGTG TGAGGCACTGCACGGTATCTTTGTGCCGTTCAAAAAGGTCGTCATGGCGTGGAATTCATAA
- the LOC131210074 gene encoding ryncolin-1-like, with translation MSALVVLLCLALVSCSTESDAQNESEPFQEIKTTLMLQVLRRLDEIDHRISHLERRIQQNHLVATATISKTLEGIGDKLESINKTLRQNVGTYYGSCQEAPAMVSDVYTIRPPASSLAPFQVYCEQSYRQGGWIVLLRRFDGSLNFTRNWTDYRDGFGSVEGEHWLGLERIHRITSSDYYQLLVYMKDFEGTVKTALYDEFEIGNEATGYRLHLGAYVEGTANDSLRASVGSKFSTIDRDNDQHPGSCAAFYASGWWYCNCMNANLNGVYREHDPNNATMNWFGFHNDLQGLKQATMMIRAVSSR, from the exons ATGAGTGCGTTAGTAGTGCTGCTGTGTCTCGCGTTAGTGTCCTGCTCAACGGAGAGCGACGCGCAGAACGAATCGGAGCCTTTCCAGGAGATCAAAACCACGCTGATGCTACA GGTTCTGAGGCGTTTGGACGAGATTGATCACCGAATAAGTCACCTGGAGCGCAG GATACAGCAGAACCACCTAGTGGCGACCGCGACGATCAGCAAAACATTAGAAGGGATCGGTG ATAAGCTCGAGAGCATCAACAAAACATTGCGTCAGAATG TGGGAACCTATTACGGTTCCTGCCAGGAGGCTCCAGCCATGGTGAGCGATGTGTACACGATCCGGCCGCCGGCTTCGAGTCTGGCACCGTTCCAGGTTTACTGCGAGCAGAGCTACCGCCAGGGTGGCTGGATTGTGCTGCTCCGACGGTTCGATGGGTCCCTCAATTTTACCCGCAACTGGACCGACTATCGGgacgggttcggttcggtcgagGGAGAGCACTGGCTGGGGCTGGAGCGTATCCACCGGATCACCTCGTCGGACTACTACCAACTCCTGGTGTACATGAAGGACTTCGAAGGAACGGTCAAAACGGCACTCTACGATGAGTTCGAGATCGGAAACGAGGCCACCGGTTACCGGTTGCATCTCGGGGCGTACGTCGAAGGAACCGCAAACGACTCGCTGCGAGCCAGCGTCGGGTCCAAGTTTTCAACCATCGATCGCGATAACGATCAGCACCCCGGATCATGTGCGGCGTTTTACGCGAGCGGTTGGTGGTACTGTAACTGTATGAACGC CAATCTGAATGGAGTCTATCGAGAGCACGACCCAAACAATGCGACAATGAACTGGTTCGGCTTTCACAACGATCTTCAAGGACTGAAGCAGGCAACGATGATGATAAGAGCAGTGTCCTCGAGGTAG
- the LOC131205410 gene encoding ras-related protein Rap-1b produces MKGRHLRRRFSLQPSFMKDDSTEERPKREKPIKNDENSINSNVRHKIVMMGAAKVGKSSVITQFLYSSFSPKYKRTVEEMHHGHFSVNGVNLTLDILDTSGSYEFPAMRALSISSADAFILVYDVTDSVTFEEVKAIREQIHEIKSTTAVPIVVVGNKTDLSDDDEDLRQIPRDTTETLVTVDWENGFVEASAKLNRNVSQIFKELLLQAKITYNLSPALRRRRRQSLPQQTSTGSSPAPATPQASPSVHVPSVAQLQHLQQIQDKSLGGKRNSCILS; encoded by the exons ATGAAAGGCCGACATCTTCGGCGGCGGTTCAGCCTGCAGCCATCGTTCATGAAGGATGACTCCACCGAGGAGCGGCCAAAGCGTGAAAA ACCCATCAAGAACGATGAAAATTCGATAAACTCCAACGTGCGTCACAAGATCGTGATGATGGGTGCGGCCAAGGTGGGCAAAAGCTCCGTCATCACGCAGTTCCTTTACAGCAGCTTTTCGCCGAAGTACAAGCGCACGGTCGAGGAGATGCACCACGGCCACTTCTCGGTGAATGGCGTAAATCTCACACTCGACATCCTGGACACCTCCGGATCCTACGAG TTTCCGGCCATGAGGGCGCTCTCCATCTCGTCCGCCGATGCGTTCATCCTGGTGTACGACGTCACGGACAGCGTCACGTTCGAGGAGGTGAAAGCGATACGTGAGCAGATTCACGAGATCAAATCGACCACGGCGGTACCGATTGTGGTCGTCGGCAACAAAACCGATCTcagcgacgatgatgaagacCTGCGGCAG ATACCACGTGACACAACGGAAACGTTGGTAACGGTCGATTGGGAAAACGGTTTCGTCGAAGCTTCCGCCAAACTCAACCGAAACGTATCGCAG ATCTTCAAGGAGCTACTCCTTCAGGCGAAGATAACGTACAACCTTAGTCCTGCGCTGCGACGCCGGAGACGCCAGTCGCTTCCACAGCAAACCAGCACCGGAAGTTCGccggcaccagcaacacccCAAGCGTCACCGAGTGTCCACGTTCCATCCGTCGCACAGTTgcagcacctgcagcagaTTCAGGACAAAAGTTTGGGTGGAAAGCGTAATTCGTGCATTCTGTCGTAA
- the LOC131206420 gene encoding alkaline phosphatase-like — MGQFFLCVLVAIVGVEVTLANVITARRQFDADQRHPRSDSRILNSVPVYDAREEASEYWRNQAQNTLKDHASRERDERKAKNVVYFIGDGMSLPTVAATRMYLGNENVSLSFEQFPYFGLSKTYCVDRQVADSACTATAYISGVKTNYGMINVGASVKRSSCEYDHEATEFLGLLQWAQHAGKATGVVTNTRITHATPAGTYASVTERNWEDDSAVNADCSSTPVERRPRDISHQLVYGETASNLKVVLGCGRQTFLPKGTLDEDGVSGNREDGVNLIEEWKRLRSERGRAEYVYDKQGLLAAAQSKQSDYLLGLFDSSHCLYNLEIDEQQVGDRKPKLSEMVEAALAVLEDSAQGYVLFVEGGLIDMAHHGNRPRLSLEETAEFHRAIGLARQRTNVNDTLIVVSSDHSHTLMYNGYPTRGNDILGIADVSDMDDLPYTTLSYANGQGFYQTYEDGNPTKRANISNYDLQNHRQLYLATVPLSSETHAGDDVGIFASGPSAHLFEGSMEQNVIPLLIAYVANIGQDFGWVPEDISDPIDDRGSAVQTSLSLLLALVSSLSLVVAPLIQRLSS, encoded by the exons ATGGGCCAGTTCTTCCTGTGCGTTCTGGTGGCCATCGTAGGTGTTGAGGTGACGCTCGCAAACGTAATCACGGCTCGCCGGCAGTTCGATGCCGATCAACGGCATCCCCGGTCGGACAGCCGCATCTTGAACAGTGTGCCCGTGTACGATGCGCGCGAAGAAGCATCCGAGTACTGGCGCAACCAGGCCCAGAACACCCTGAAGGATCATGCATCCCGAGAACGCGACGAGCGAAAGGCGAAGAACGTGGTGTACTTCATCGGCGACGGGATGTCGctaccgacggtggccgccacgcGAATGTACCTGGGCAACGAGAATGTGTCGCTCTCGTTCGAGCAGTTCCCATACTTTGGCCTCTCGAAGACGTACTGCGTAGATCGTCAAGTGGCGGACTCAGCCTGCACCGCCACGGCCTACATCTCGGGTGTTAAGACCAACTACGGAATGATTAACGTGGGGGCCAGTGTAAAGCGCAGCAGTTGTGAGTACGACCACGAAGCGACCGAGTTTCTGGGGCTGCTCCAGTGGGCCCAGCATGCGGGAAAGGCCACAGGAGTCGTAACGAACACGCGCATCACTCACGCCACTCCGGCCGGAACTTACGCCAGCGTTACCGAACGGAACTGGGAAGATGACAGCGCGGTGAACGCCGACTGTTCTAGCACGCCCGTCGAACGGAGACCCCGTGATATTTCCCATCAGCTAGTGTATGGAGAGACGGCTAGCAACCTGAAGGTGGTGCTCGGCTGTGGACGCCAAACCTTCCTACCGAAGGGCACGCTGGATGAGGATGGCGTCTCGGGTAATCGTGAGGATGGCGTAAATTTGATCGAGGAATGGAAGCGACTCCGGAGTGAGCGTGGTAGAGCGGAGTATGTTTACGACAAGCAGGGCCTCTTGGCGGCAGCCCAGAGCAAACAATCGGACTATCTGCTGGGATTGTTCGACAGTAGCCACTGTCTGTACAATCTGGAGATCGACGAGCAGCAGGTGGGCGATCGGAAGCCAAAGCTATCGGAAATGGTAGAGGCCGCCCTAGCTGTTCTGGAAGACAGCGCCCAAGGATACGTGCTGTTCGTCGAAGGAGGCCTGATCGATATGGCGCATCATGGAAACCGTCCGCGCCTGTCACTGGAAGAGACGGCCGAGTTTCATCGAGCCATCGGGTTGGCAAGGCAACGGACGAACGTCAACGATACGCTAATCGTAGTATCCTCCGATCACAGCCACACGCTGATGTACAATGGATACCCG ACGCGCGGTAACGATATCTTGGGGATCGCTGACGTCAGCGATATGGACGACTTGCCGTACACCACGCTGAGCTACGCCAACGGCCAGGGATTCTACCAAACCTACGAGGACGGCAACCCGACCAAGCGTGCCAACATAAGCAACTACGATCTCCAGAACCACCGGCAGCTTTATCTGGCTACCGTGCCGCTCTCGTCCGAAACGCACGCCGGCGATGACGTCGGCATCTTCGCCAGTGGCCCGAGCGCCCATCTGTTCGAGGGCAGCATGGAGCAAAACGTGATTCCTCTGCTAATCGCCTACGTGGCCAACATCGGTCAGGACTTCGGCTGGGTGCCCGAAGATATTTCAGATCCTATCGATGACAGGGGTAGCGCCGTCCAGACGTCTCTATCATTGCTTTTGGCGCTCGTCTCGAGTTTGtctctggtggtggccccactCATACAGCGGCTGTCAAGCTGA